The following are encoded together in the Synergistaceae bacterium genome:
- a CDS encoding EAL domain-containing protein produces the protein MNSVPGGIMIFHALEDSRFSVYYFNDAVALLLGYSKNEFRTLIEKDPFVLVHPVDRERITRIITRLYFLPKKKSFKGNFRFCHKDGSIKWILFKINKEEKAGETAFTAILIDITREKEFSEKLLVWDELDQLTRIYNKKTFFKKTEELLHEYRDTNFTFILFDINNFKIINDMFGLEQGDIVLKNIAKTLKNSLHHVGTYGRLESDNFAACMPSSLFNVESIINEIRQCFIDLNIDSVISISLGIYEIEDPTLSADKISDRAQLALKSIKENLSQEFAFYDDKLHGVLMFEQKLSLEIQEAFEKSEFELYLQPIYSISERKTVSAEALIRWNHPTRGLLPSDIFVPISEKKGFVTKLDTFIREEVCRYLNERQKKGKEIFPISVNLSRLNIYNNNFCEELAKTVRNYGLNPEYLRVEITESAYISDPDRLIQFIEKLNHFGFTVMMDDFGSEYSSLKMLKEVPVDILKIDKSFIKDIEFSSRGSSILSSVIRIARWLDIGVIAEGVESDNQLNFLRSMGCDFIQGFHFSKPLTTKAFDEFLEGNSNISLLQEASMPFNKYDLDFIWKSDEHANFMFNSMLTISGIYELYENSLEIVRVNDSYYKIFGTSPDLLSKTAKNALCNVHENDRALLLNTCKIAEKSHKVETTEIRRKNNISGKFLYVVVNIRHLCNLKDRAVFFFTFEDITEKQKHAIDNSFRKCLSIIKNTYDEAFKIDTINQTLTLLHLSEDTPETEPEVPLNRAIESYLASVHPEDKNSVISFFNETFLKKENTGEDNLTITYRIIKSDKYRWVTNTIYNFNYRFDRHIFISCIKNTDEKNELEKIKSELASCQKHLELTDEKVSILMEHSDVELWEYDGLSGNFSLVAKSNDRENKKILVHKDVLLNKKDSFSQESLLALKNMIRKLDNRESKVSATYSVKEKNGELLWKKAFYTSISDKEHESAKATGIVIDITQEENLRRLRNSEAHFKNHLVKNTIAFFECNLTTDEIITKEFLIERNISPDTTLEEIINKHFIPTLYPTDRKLIPLRKTSKETSTTSVEKEEMVYFEVRMRSIDGQFDGYRWRSVTIDYTTDPFTSQRHAFVYLRDIHKNKTEELLMREKASHDPLTGLLNRVAFEEQVAAALGTDRRLYVPGAFLIMDIDNFRNINNSLGHLKGDEVIRHAAKTLRSIFRSNDIIGRIGGDEMAVFMTNITNKAFSLKKGGMLCDAFKNWQNKENLQNIITCSVGIAMAPINNISFENLYDKADKALYLAKQKGKDCCCLYVDSEKLN, from the coding sequence ATGAATTCCGTTCCTGGCGGGATAATGATTTTTCATGCTTTGGAAGATAGCAGATTTTCAGTATATTACTTCAACGATGCTGTTGCATTACTTTTGGGATACTCGAAAAATGAATTTCGTACACTAATTGAAAAAGATCCATTTGTACTTGTTCATCCAGTAGACCGGGAACGAATTACACGTATAATTACACGCTTATATTTCTTACCCAAGAAAAAATCTTTTAAAGGAAATTTTCGCTTTTGTCATAAAGATGGAAGTATAAAATGGATACTATTCAAAATTAATAAAGAAGAAAAAGCAGGGGAAACGGCATTCACCGCTATCTTAATAGATATTACTCGAGAAAAAGAGTTTTCAGAAAAGCTGCTTGTTTGGGACGAACTCGACCAACTCACAAGAATCTATAATAAAAAAACATTTTTTAAAAAAACCGAAGAACTATTACATGAGTACAGAGACACAAACTTTACCTTTATTTTGTTTGATATCAATAATTTTAAAATAATCAATGACATGTTCGGCCTTGAACAGGGTGATATCGTTTTAAAAAACATTGCGAAAACCCTGAAAAACAGCTTACACCACGTAGGAACATATGGACGCCTTGAGTCGGATAATTTTGCAGCATGCATGCCTTCCTCTCTATTCAACGTAGAATCCATTATTAATGAAATAAGACAGTGCTTTATTGATTTAAATATCGATTCAGTCATCTCAATCAGCCTTGGGATCTATGAGATAGAAGATCCAACTCTTTCTGCTGATAAAATCTCCGACAGAGCACAGCTTGCTCTTAAAAGTATAAAGGAAAATTTATCACAGGAATTTGCTTTTTATGACGACAAGTTGCATGGGGTTCTCATGTTTGAACAAAAACTTTCTCTCGAAATACAAGAAGCTTTCGAGAAATCGGAATTTGAACTATATTTACAGCCAATATACAGCATTTCTGAACGTAAAACAGTCTCCGCAGAAGCGCTTATCAGATGGAACCATCCCACAAGAGGACTGCTCCCTTCAGACATCTTTGTACCAATATCTGAAAAGAAAGGCTTTGTTACAAAACTTGATACTTTTATAAGAGAAGAAGTATGTCGTTATCTAAACGAAAGACAAAAAAAGGGAAAAGAGATTTTCCCTATTTCTGTGAATCTATCTCGTCTAAACATTTACAACAATAATTTCTGTGAAGAACTTGCCAAAACCGTAAGAAACTACGGGTTAAATCCAGAATACTTGCGCGTCGAAATAACAGAAAGTGCATATATTTCAGATCCGGACAGACTTATACAATTCATTGAAAAACTAAATCATTTTGGCTTTACTGTAATGATGGACGACTTTGGGAGCGAATATTCATCTTTAAAAATGTTAAAAGAAGTTCCTGTTGATATTCTAAAAATAGATAAGTCTTTTATAAAAGACATTGAATTCTCTTCTCGTGGCAGCTCTATTTTAAGCAGTGTAATTCGTATTGCTCGTTGGCTTGACATAGGCGTGATCGCTGAGGGAGTGGAATCTGACAACCAGCTTAATTTTCTTCGCAGTATGGGTTGTGACTTTATTCAAGGGTTTCACTTTTCGAAACCTCTGACAACAAAAGCTTTCGATGAGTTTTTGGAAGGGAATTCAAACATTTCGTTATTACAAGAAGCTTCAATGCCCTTTAATAAATATGATTTAGATTTTATCTGGAAATCTGATGAACATGCAAACTTTATGTTCAACAGCATGCTAACCATTTCTGGTATTTATGAGCTCTACGAAAATAGCCTTGAAATTGTACGTGTTAACGACAGTTATTATAAAATTTTCGGAACATCTCCCGATTTATTGTCCAAAACGGCGAAAAATGCCCTGTGCAACGTACATGAAAATGATAGGGCTTTACTGCTGAACACATGCAAAATAGCGGAAAAATCACATAAGGTTGAGACTACCGAAATCAGAAGGAAGAACAATATTTCGGGTAAATTTTTATATGTAGTCGTTAACATCCGTCACTTATGCAACTTAAAAGACCGAGCTGTATTCTTTTTCACTTTTGAGGACATAACAGAAAAACAAAAACATGCCATTGATAATTCTTTCCGTAAGTGCCTCTCTATCATTAAAAATACGTATGATGAAGCATTTAAAATAGACACCATTAATCAAACCTTAACTTTGCTTCATTTATCTGAAGACACACCAGAAACAGAACCAGAAGTTCCTCTCAACAGAGCCATAGAATCCTACTTGGCCTCGGTGCATCCTGAAGATAAGAACTCTGTCATAAGCTTCTTTAATGAAACTTTTTTAAAAAAAGAGAATACAGGAGAAGATAATTTGACTATCACTTACCGCATCATAAAATCTGACAAATATAGATGGGTCACAAACACCATTTATAATTTCAATTACAGATTTGATAGACATATCTTTATTTCTTGTATAAAAAACACAGATGAAAAGAATGAACTAGAAAAAATAAAATCTGAATTAGCTTCTTGTCAAAAACATCTTGAGTTAACAGATGAAAAAGTTAGTATTTTGATGGAACACAGTGATGTAGAACTCTGGGAATACGACGGCCTCTCTGGAAACTTTTCTCTTGTGGCTAAATCCAACGATAGAGAGAACAAAAAAATATTGGTGCATAAAGACGTTTTACTCAATAAAAAAGATAGTTTTTCACAAGAATCTCTTCTAGCTTTAAAAAATATGATTAGAAAGTTAGACAACAGAGAAAGTAAGGTTTCGGCTACATACAGCGTTAAAGAAAAGAATGGCGAATTACTCTGGAAAAAGGCATTCTACACCTCAATATCCGACAAAGAACATGAAAGCGCAAAGGCTACCGGGATAGTAATAGATATTACTCAAGAAGAGAATTTACGGCGACTTCGCAACAGTGAAGCTCATTTTAAAAACCATCTTGTAAAAAATACAATTGCATTTTTTGAATGTAATTTAACTACTGATGAAATTATTACAAAAGAATTTCTGATTGAGCGGAATATCTCTCCCGACACAACTCTTGAAGAAATTATTAACAAGCACTTTATTCCAACTCTTTATCCAACAGATAGAAAACTTATACCTCTAAGAAAGACTTCCAAAGAAACCAGTACCACTTCAGTGGAAAAAGAAGAAATGGTATATTTTGAAGTTAGGATGCGTTCAATTGATGGACAATTTGATGGATATAGATGGCGAAGCGTAACAATTGACTACACTACTGACCCATTCACCTCGCAACGGCACGCTTTTGTGTATCTAAGAGATATTCACAAAAATAAAACAGAAGAGTTGCTCATGAGAGAAAAAGCCTCACACGATCCTCTTACCGGTCTTTTAAATCGAGTGGCTTTTGAAGAACAGGTAGCCGCAGCATTAGGTACGGATAGAAGATTATATGTTCCCGGAGCTTTTTTAATTATGGATATAGACAATTTCAGAAACATAAATAACTCTTTAGGACACCTTAAAGGTGATGAAGTCATACGTCATGCGGCAAAAACTCTTCGCTCTATTTTCCGTTCAAACGACATAATAGGTCGAATCGGTGGAGATGAAATGGCGGTTTTTATGACTAATATCACGAATAAGGCATTCTCTTTGAAAAAAGGTGGCATGCTTTGTGATGCATTTAAAAACTGGCAAAACAAGGAAAATCTCCAGAACATAATAACTTGCTCCGTGGGGATTGCCATGGCTCCAATCAACAATATTTCTTTTGAAAATCTCTATGATAAGGCCGACAAAGCGCTCTACCTTGCAAAGCAAAAAGGAAAAGATTGTTGTTGCTTATACGTCGATTCTGAAAAGCTCAATTAA